The DNA sequence TGCGGAACCTCGGCCCCGCCCCCGTCGCGACCGCCCGCCGAATCCCCTCGCGGCGGCCCGAACGCGCCATGGTTCACAGCGCCGAGGGAGCGCACCGGCGCGACCGTCAGGCGCCGGTTGTGCGCCCGGCGTGACCGGATACAGCACACACAACTGATGGTTTTCAGCCAACTTCACCTGGGTGCCGAACCCTTCGCGTGATGGCCGGAGACCCCACCGCCCACCAGGCAGGAACGGACCGCGCGGTACGCTTTCACCCGACGCGGACGGGCCACGTTGGCGAAGGACACTTCCCTGTGCGCTTCGCGGGTGGAACGCTTCGTGATCGAACGCTTCACGCCACGTTTCCTTATCGACATTGAGCTGGTGGGGGAAGGTGTCACGGCGGGACCACGCGACGCAGTAGATTCGATCTTGGAAATCGGAGACTGGGGACACGTGCGACACCGAGGGGAAACGTGCAGGAGCCACAGGCCCGTAAGGACCAGGGAGACGCGAACACCGAGGGGGGCTTAGCGTCATGAGCCAGGACTCCGCCGCCGCGACGGAGGCCGCACGCAAGCTGACCGGGCGGCGACGCCGGGAAGTCGTTGCCGTGCTGCTGTTCAGCGGCGGCCCTATCTTCGAGAGCTCCATCCCGCTCTCCGTTTTCGGAATCGACCGGCAGGACGCGGGAGTTCCCCGCTACCGCCTGCTGGTCTGCGGCGGCGAGGAAGGACCGCTGCGCACTACCGGTGGGCTCGAACTCACCGCGCCGTACGGCCTGGAGGCGATCAGCAGGGCCGGCACCGTGGTGGTGCCCGCCTGGCGGTCGATCACCTCGCCGCCGCCCGCCGAGGCACTGGACGCGCTGCGGCGCGCCCACGAGGAGGGCGCCCGCATCGTCGGTCTGTGCACGGGAGCCTTCGTGCTCGCGGCCGCCGGCCTGCTGGACGGACGGCCGGCCACCACACACTGGATGTACGCGCCGACGCTGGCCAAGCGCTATCCGTCGGTGCACGTCGATCCGCGCGAGCTGTTCGTGGACGACGGCGATGTGCTCACCTCCGCCGGCACGGCCGCCGGGATCGATCTCTGCCTCCATATAGTCCGCACCGACCACGGCACGGAAGCCGCGGGGGCACTAGCCCGCCGGCTCGTCGTGCCGCCGCGGCGCAGTGGTGGGCAGGAGCGCTACCTGGACAGGTCTTTACCGGAGGAGATCGGCTCCGACCCGCTCGCCGAGGTCGTGGCCTGGGCCCTGGAGCATCTGCACGAGCAGTTCGACGTGGAGACGCTCGCCGCGCGCGCCTATATGAGCAGACGCACCTTCGACCGCAGGTTCCGTTCGCTCACCGGCAGCGCACCGCTGCAGTGGCTGATCACCCAGCGGGTGCTGCAGGCGCAGCGGCTGCTGGAGACCTCCGACTATTCGGTCGACGAGGTCGCCGGCCGCTGCGGCTTCCGCTCCCCGGTCGCGCTGCGCGGGCACTTCCGCCGCCAGCTCGGCTCCTCCCCCGCCGCGTACCGGGCCGCTTTCCGGGCCCGCCGTCCGCAGGGGGTGGCGGAGAGCGCCGCGACGGTGGTCGAGACGATGGTGCCCAGCCAGGGGCCACCGTCCGGACGCCGGGGCTCGCCCCTGTCCTCCGCGGCCGTCGCCGTGGCGGCGTCGGTGGGGTCCGGGGAGCTGTCCCTGCCGGGTCCTGACGCGTACGTCCCCGGACGCCCGGCCCTGCCGGGACAGCGGAGCGCCCCGTAGGGTGGGGCGCATGAACGACCGCATGGTGTGGATCGACTGCGAGATGACCGGGCTCTCGTTGACGGACGACGCACTCATCGAGGTGGCCGCCCTGGTCACCGACTCGGAGCTGAACGTGCTCGGCGAAGGGGTGGACATCGTGATCCGCCCGCCGGACGCGGCCCTGGAGACCATGCCCGAGGTGGTGCGGCAGATGCACACCGCCTCGGGCCTCCTCGACGAGCTGGCCGGGGGCACCACCCTGGCGGAAGCCGAGGAGCAGGTCCTGGCCTACGTCCGTGAGCAGGTGAAGGAGCCCGGCAAGGCCCCGCTCTGCGGAAACTCGGTAGGGACCGACCGCGGGTTCCTGGCGCGGGACATGCGGGAGCTGGAGGGCTACCTCCACTACCGGATCGTGGACGTGTCCTCGATCAAGGAGCTGGCCCGGCGCTGGTACCCCCGGGCGTATTTCAACAGCCCGGCCAAGAACGGCAACCACCGGGCGCTGGCGGACATCCGTGACTCCATCACGGAGCTCCGCTACTACCGGGAGGCGGTCTTCGTGCCGCAGCCCGGCCCGGACTCCGAGCACGCCAAGGAGATCGCGGCGCGCTTGTCGGCCCCGGCCGCACCGTAGGAACCCGCTGGTCACGGGCGCGCAAGCGCCCGTGGACCGGCCCCGGGAAACGGGGGCGCGAGCACCCTCCCGGACCCTGTACACTTTTTCTCGGCCGGTCGGAAACGCCCGGGCGACATGGTGGGTATAGCTCAGCTGGCAGAGCACCTGGTTGTGGTCCAGGATGTCGCGGGTTCAAGTCCCGTTACTCACCCTGAAGGAAGGGCCCCGGTCATACGACCGGGGCCCTTCTTCATGGAGTGCCGTGCTTCACAGCGTGTGCTTCACGGGCCGCTCCATGGTGTGCCGCTCAGAACGTGACGTCGGAGCAGGCGTAGAAGGCGTTGCCGGTGTCCGCGATGGTCCAGACGCCGAGGATCAGGTGCTTGCCCGACTTCTGCGGCAGGCTGCCCGCGTGCGTGACCGTCGACCCCGGCTGCCGGCCGCCGAACGGCACGGTGAGGAACGGCTGCGGGTCCAGGTCGGCCCGGGTCAGGGGCTTCGCCGGGTCGTAGCCGTCCTTGGTGACGTAGTACCGGAAGTCGGTCGTGGCGTGCCGGGCGGTGATCCGCCAGCGGAAGGTGTGGCTCGCCCCGGCGGTCACGTCGGAGGCCGGCCAGGCTCCGCCGCGCGGGTCGTCCAGCTCGGCGAACCGCTGGTTGCCCCCGGCGCAGATCAGGCCGTCGCGGGGGCCGCGCGCCGGGAAGCCCTTGGGGCCCTCGACGCTCGGCGGCTCCCACTGGATCTGCCCGCAGCCGCGGACGGTGCCGTTGCCGCAGAGCTGCTGCCTGCTGACCGGGGAGTCGGTGTACCCGTGGCTCTGCGCGCTGCCGGAGGTGGCCAGCAGGGAGGCCCCGGCGACGCCGAGCCCGAGGAGTAAGGAGGTGATCTTTCTGCGCATGTGGTGCTCCTGGGGTGAGGGGTGGAGCGTGCGGACAGATGGACCGGGCGGCGGCTCGCCGCTTGGTCTAGACCAAGACGGAGGCTAGCCCCGTCTTTTGGTCATGTCCATACCACTGAAGGCGGGCGGACGGCCGCCGCACCCCGCACCGGCCGGAAAAGCCGGCCGCCCCGGCGGTCACGACGAGTCGCGGACCACCAGCTCCGTGGGCAGCACCACCGAAGGGCGCTCGCCGTCCGGGTCCCGGCCCGCGATCTCGTCCAGGAGGAGCTGGGCCATCCGGCGGCCCATCTCCTCGATGGGCTGGCGGACGCTGGTGAGGGCCGGGTGCATGTGGCGGGCGACCACCGAGTCGTCGAAGCCGACCAGGGCCACGTCCTCGGGGATGCGGCGGTCCGCCTCGCGCAGGACCTGGCGGGCGCCGGCGGCCATCACGTCGGAGGCGACGAACACCGCGTCGAGGCCGGGGCGGCGCGCGAGGAGGTCGCGCATGGCCCTCGCTCCGCCCTCCTCGGTGAAGTCGGCGGGGGCGATGAGGCGCTCGTCGGGGGCCAGGCCGGCGGCGGAGACCGCCGCGCGGTAGCCGTCCAGGCGGCGCTGGGCACCGTAGACCTCCAGGCGGCCGGTGATCGTGGCGACCTGGCGGCGTCCCCGGGCGACCAGATGCTCGACGGCGGCCCGCGCGCCCTCGAAGTTGTCGGAGTCGACGGAGGGCAGCGTCTCGGCCGCGTCCCGGGCGCCGCTGATCACGCAGGGCATGCCCAGCTGCTCCAGCAGCTCCGGCAGCGGGTCGTCGGCGTGCACGGCGACCAGGAGGACCCCGTCGACGCGGTGGGCGGTGAGGTACTGGGCGAACCGGCGGCGCTCGCGGTCGTTGCCGACGAGGGTGAGGAGCAGCTGCATCTCGGTGTCCGCCAGGGCCGCGCCGACGCCGCGCACTATCGCGGAGAAGTACGGCTCGGCGAAGAAGCGGGTCTCCGGCTCGGGCACCACCAGCGCGATGGCGTCGGTGCGGTTGCCCGCCAGGGCGCGGGCGGCGCGGTTGGGGACGTACCCCAGCTCGGCCACGGCCGCCTCGACCGCCTGCCGAGTGGTGTCGCTGACCCGGGGCGAGCCGTTGATGACCCGCGAGGCGGTGCCCCGGCCAACGCCGGCCCGCGCCGCCACCTCTTCGAGCGTGGGCCGCCCGCCGCTCCGTACTCGCGCTGCCGCCATGGCCGCCTCCCCGTTCCCGGTCAATTTCTCACAGCCGTACAGTCAATCCAAGTCCTGGGCCGATCACCCCGACGAGCGTACGGACAGTGTATTGGGAGCGCTCCCAAGCCTGGCCGGAAAACACGTGTGAACAGAAAAGCGGTGGGCCCGGTCGGGGATGACCGGGCCCACCGCCGCTCTCACCAGGTCAGGCGTCCGCCTCGGCGGCCGGGGGCAGCGCGTGGCGGGCGATCACGTCGCTGTACCAGTGGGCGCTGGACTTCGGCGTACGGCGCTGGGTCGCGTAGTCGATGTACACCGCGCCGAAGCGCTTCGCGTAGCCGTAGCCCCACTCGAAGTTGTCCATGAGGGACCAGAGGAAGTAGCCCCGTACGTCGGCCCCGTCGGCCGCTGCCCGGCGCACCGCCTCCAGGTGGCCCCGCAGATAGGAGATCCGCTCCGGGTCGTGGACCCGGCCCTCCGCGTCCGGGGCGTCGTCGAAGGCCGCGCCGTTCTCGGTGACCATCAGCGGCAGGTCCGGGTGTTCGCGCGAGACGTCCATGAGGAGGTCGTACAGGCCCTCCGGCTTCACCGACCAGTTCATCGCGGTGACCGGCCGGCCCTCGGCGAGGTGGAAGGCGACGTGCTCCGAGCCGGGCCACGGGGAGTGCTCGCTGCTTCCGTGGCCGTCGTTACGGGTGTCCCCGGCGCCGGTGGGCGAGGCGCTGACGATGGTGGGCGTGTAGTAGTTGACGCCGAGGACGTCGATCGGGGCGGCGATGGCGGCCAGGTCGCCCTCCTGGATCAGCTCGGGCCAGTTCACGATGCGTTCGGTGTCGGCCAGCAGGTCCTCCGGGTACGCGCCCTTCAGCATCGGCCCGGTGAAGACGCGGTTGCCCACCGCGTCGATCCGGCGGGCCGCGTCCGCGTCCGCCTCGCTGCCGGTCAGCGGGCGCACCTGGTGGAGGTTGAGGGTGACCGAGGTCTGCGCGGCAGCGGGGAGGTTGGCGCGCAGCGCCTCGGCCGCCCGGCCGTGGGCGAGGTTGAGGTGGTGGGCGGCCCGCAGCGCGGCGGCCGGTTCGGTGCGGCCGGGGGCGTGGACCCCGGAGCCGTACCCGAGGAAGGCCGAGCACCAGGGTTCGTTCAGCGTGGTCCACAGGGAGACGCGGTCGCCCAGGGCGCGGGCCATGATGGCCGCGTAGTCCGCGAACCGTTCGGCCGTAGCCCGCTCGGGCCAGCCGCCCGCGTCCTCCAACTCCTGCGGCAGGTCCCAGTGGTAGAGCGTGGCGACGGGCTTGATGCCGGCTGCCAGCAGTTCGTCGACGAGCGACCGGTAGAAGTCCAGGCCGCGTTCGACGGCGGGCCCCCGGCCGGTGGGCTGGACCCGGGACCAGGAGACCGAGAAGCGGTACGCCTGGAGTCCGAGGCTCTTCATCAGGGCGACGTCGTCGCGGTAGCGGTGGAAGTGGTCGGCCGCCACGTCCCCGGTGTCCCCGCCGAGGACCCGGCCGGGCGTGTGGCTGAAGGTGTCCCAGATGGAAGGGGTGCGGCCCATCTCGGTGGCCGCGCCCTCCACCTGGTACGCGGCGGTGGCCGCGCCCCAGAGGAAACCGGTCGGGAAAGGGGCCGTGGCGGCGGGGGCCTGCTGCGGGACCGTGTCAGGTCGGACGGCTGTCATGTGGGAGCGCTCCCTTGAGGAAGGTGAGGGGTGAGAGGAGGTGGGGCAGAGGCAGGAAAGCAGGGGGAGAGGGCCCGGCCCGCCCCTTCACCGCGGGGAGGGGTGGCCGGCCCTCACCACGGGAAGGGGGAGGCCGGCCGTTCACCGGGGCGAACGGGGGACAGTCCTCACCGGGGTGAGCGGGGCGGACAGTCCCCCACGGGGCGAGCGGGGCGGTCAGCCCTTCACCGGAGTGAACAGGGCGGTCAGCCCTTCACCGCGCCCGACATGATCCCGCCGACGATCTTCTTGCCGAAGACCACGAACACCACCAGCAGCGGCAGCGTGCTGATCAGCGCGCCCGCCATCACGATGGACTGGTCGGGGGTGTACGAGGCGCTGAGCTGGCCGAGGGCCACCTGAAGGGTCGGGTTCTGCTGGTTCAGGGCGAGGTAGGGCCAGAAGAAGTCGTTCCACGCCTGGACGAAGGTGAGCATCCCGAGCACCATCATCGCGGGGCGGGCCACCGGCAGCACCACGCTCACCACGATGCGGAAATTGTTCGCGCCGTCGATCTTGGCCGCCTCGATCAGCTCGTACGGCAGCGCCTCGATCAGGTACTGGCGCATGAAGAACACGCCGAACGCGCTCACCAGCGTCGGGAAGATCACCGATTCCAGCTGCCCGCCCCAGCCGAGGCCGGACATCATCATGAACAGCGGGACGACGCTGAGCTGCGGCGGGATGGTGAGGGTGGCGATGACCGCGGTCATCAGCCATCCGCGGCCCCGGAAGCGCATCTTGGCGAACGCGTAACCGGCGAGCGTGCAGAAGAAGAGCGTCGCGAGGGTGATGGAGGACGAGACGATGACGCTGTTGAGGATCGCCTTGCCGAGGTTGGCCTGCTCCCAGGCGGTCTGGACGTTCTCCACCAGCTTGCCGCCCGGGAAGAACGGCGGGGTGGAGGCGAGGACTTCGTCCTGGGTGCGGGAGGCCGCGACCAGGGTCCAGTAGAGCGGCAGCAGCGAGCCGAAGCCGACGACGGCGAGCGCGATGTACGCGAACGGGCCGCCCTTCAGCTGCTGGCCGGCGCCCATCCGGAAGCGGCTCGGTCGCTGCGGGGCGCCGCCCTTCGGGGCCGGCGCGAGCT is a window from the Streptomyces sp. MMBL 11-1 genome containing:
- a CDS encoding GH1 family beta-glucosidase, with product MTAVRPDTVPQQAPAATAPFPTGFLWGAATAAYQVEGAATEMGRTPSIWDTFSHTPGRVLGGDTGDVAADHFHRYRDDVALMKSLGLQAYRFSVSWSRVQPTGRGPAVERGLDFYRSLVDELLAAGIKPVATLYHWDLPQELEDAGGWPERATAERFADYAAIMARALGDRVSLWTTLNEPWCSAFLGYGSGVHAPGRTEPAAALRAAHHLNLAHGRAAEALRANLPAAAQTSVTLNLHQVRPLTGSEADADAARRIDAVGNRVFTGPMLKGAYPEDLLADTERIVNWPELIQEGDLAAIAAPIDVLGVNYYTPTIVSASPTGAGDTRNDGHGSSEHSPWPGSEHVAFHLAEGRPVTAMNWSVKPEGLYDLLMDVSREHPDLPLMVTENGAAFDDAPDAEGRVHDPERISYLRGHLEAVRRAAADGADVRGYFLWSLMDNFEWGYGYAKRFGAVYIDYATQRRTPKSSAHWYSDVIARHALPPAAEADA
- a CDS encoding LacI family DNA-binding transcriptional regulator, with translation MAAARVRSGGRPTLEEVAARAGVGRGTASRVINGSPRVSDTTRQAVEAAVAELGYVPNRAARALAGNRTDAIALVVPEPETRFFAEPYFSAIVRGVGAALADTEMQLLLTLVGNDRERRRFAQYLTAHRVDGVLLVAVHADDPLPELLEQLGMPCVISGARDAAETLPSVDSDNFEGARAAVEHLVARGRRQVATITGRLEVYGAQRRLDGYRAAVSAAGLAPDERLIAPADFTEEGGARAMRDLLARRPGLDAVFVASDVMAAGARQVLREADRRIPEDVALVGFDDSVVARHMHPALTSVRQPIEEMGRRMAQLLLDEIAGRDPDGERPSVVLPTELVVRDSS
- a CDS encoding helix-turn-helix domain-containing protein, producing MSQDSAAATEAARKLTGRRRREVVAVLLFSGGPIFESSIPLSVFGIDRQDAGVPRYRLLVCGGEEGPLRTTGGLELTAPYGLEAISRAGTVVVPAWRSITSPPPAEALDALRRAHEEGARIVGLCTGAFVLAAAGLLDGRPATTHWMYAPTLAKRYPSVHVDPRELFVDDGDVLTSAGTAAGIDLCLHIVRTDHGTEAAGALARRLVVPPRRSGGQERYLDRSLPEEIGSDPLAEVVAWALEHLHEQFDVETLAARAYMSRRTFDRRFRSLTGSAPLQWLITQRVLQAQRLLETSDYSVDEVAGRCGFRSPVALRGHFRRQLGSSPAAYRAAFRARRPQGVAESAATVVETMVPSQGPPSGRRGSPLSSAAVAVAASVGSGELSLPGPDAYVPGRPALPGQRSAP
- a CDS encoding lytic polysaccharide monooxygenase auxiliary activity family 9 protein; this encodes MRRKITSLLLGLGVAGASLLATSGSAQSHGYTDSPVSRQQLCGNGTVRGCGQIQWEPPSVEGPKGFPARGPRDGLICAGGNQRFAELDDPRGGAWPASDVTAGASHTFRWRITARHATTDFRYYVTKDGYDPAKPLTRADLDPQPFLTVPFGGRQPGSTVTHAGSLPQKSGKHLILGVWTIADTGNAFYACSDVTF
- a CDS encoding carbohydrate ABC transporter permease — translated: MTMTSPTHTAPVKLAPAPKGGAPQRPSRFRMGAGQQLKGGPFAYIALAVVGFGSLLPLYWTLVAASRTQDEVLASTPPFFPGGKLVENVQTAWEQANLGKAILNSVIVSSSITLATLFFCTLAGYAFAKMRFRGRGWLMTAVIATLTIPPQLSVVPLFMMMSGLGWGGQLESVIFPTLVSAFGVFFMRQYLIEALPYELIEAAKIDGANNFRIVVSVVLPVARPAMMVLGMLTFVQAWNDFFWPYLALNQQNPTLQVALGQLSASYTPDQSIVMAGALISTLPLLVVFVVFGKKIVGGIMSGAVKG
- the orn gene encoding oligoribonuclease yields the protein MNDRMVWIDCEMTGLSLTDDALIEVAALVTDSELNVLGEGVDIVIRPPDAALETMPEVVRQMHTASGLLDELAGGTTLAEAEEQVLAYVREQVKEPGKAPLCGNSVGTDRGFLARDMRELEGYLHYRIVDVSSIKELARRWYPRAYFNSPAKNGNHRALADIRDSITELRYYREAVFVPQPGPDSEHAKEIAARLSAPAAP